From a region of the Helicobacter hepaticus ATCC 51449 genome:
- the infA gene encoding translation initiation factor IF-1, translating into MAKDDVIEVDGKVIEALPNATFRVQLENGHIVLCHIAGKMRMHYIKILPGDMVKIELTPYSLDKGRITYRHK; encoded by the coding sequence ATGGCAAAAGATGATGTGATTGAAGTTGATGGCAAAGTTATTGAAGCTTTGCCAAATGCGACTTTTCGCGTGCAGCTTGAAAATGGGCATATAGTGTTATGCCATATTGCAGGCAAAATGCGTATGCATTATATTAAGATTTTACCCGGCGATATGGTGAAAATTGAATTGACACCTTATAGCTTGGATAAGGGTAGAATCACTTATAGGCATAAATAG
- the rpsM gene encoding 30S ribosomal protein S13: MARIAGVDLPKKKRVEYALTYIYGIGLKSSQDILKAVNISFDKRVSDLSEDEVSSIAKKIQESYMVEGDLRKKVTMDIKSLMDLGSYRGLRHRKGLPVRGQTTKNNARTRKGKKKTVGSK, translated from the coding sequence ATGGCTAGAATTGCTGGTGTAGATTTGCCAAAAAAGAAAAGAGTGGAGTATGCTCTCACTTATATTTATGGCATTGGACTTAAGAGTTCTCAAGATATTCTTAAGGCTGTAAATATTTCTTTTGATAAGCGAGTTTCTGATCTCAGCGAAGATGAAGTCTCATCTATTGCAAAAAAGATTCAAGAAAGTTATATGGTAGAGGGTGACCTTCGAAAGAAAGTAACAATGGATATTAAATCCTTAATGGATTTAGGAAGTTACAGAGGTTTGAGGCATAGAAAAGGTTTGCCTGTTCGGGGACAAACTACCAAAAATAATGCTCGCACACGCAAGGGCAAAAAGAAAACAGTTGGTAGTAAGTAA
- the rpsK gene encoding 30S ribosomal protein S11, translating into MAKKSVTKKKNVKKNIARGIVCISASFNNTNVTITDEMGNVLCWATAGGLGFKGSKKSTPYAAQQAVESAMEKAKEHGIKEVGIKVQGPGSGRETAVKSVGAVEGIKVLWLKDITPLPHNGCRPPKRRRV; encoded by the coding sequence ATGGCAAAAAAAAGTGTAACAAAGAAAAAAAATGTTAAAAAGAATATTGCACGGGGTATAGTGTGTATTTCTGCATCATTTAACAATACAAATGTAACAATTACCGATGAAATGGGAAATGTATTGTGTTGGGCTACTGCGGGTGGTTTAGGATTCAAAGGAAGTAAGAAATCTACACCTTATGCCGCACAACAAGCAGTAGAATCTGCAATGGAAAAAGCTAAAGAGCACGGCATTAAGGAAGTAGGTATTAAGGTTCAAGGACCAGGCAGCGGACGCGAAACAGCTGTAAAAAGTGTGGGAGCGGTTGAAGGTATTAAGGTGCTATGGCTTAAAGATATTACACCATTGCCGCACAATGGGTGCAGACCGCCAAAAAGACGAAGAGTGTAA
- the map gene encoding type I methionyl aminopeptidase, translating to MAIGIKSKKDIESLRIPNKIVAQTLELLRLEAKEGISLLELDRKAKDFIISQGGRPSFYQLYGFPQSICISVNQVIIHGIPTDYILKNGDIVGIDIGVEYNGWYGDAAITIGIGDIQETDRILIDCAKDTLYEAISKVKIGMRFKELSLILEQAINGRGFVPLRGFCGHGIGRSPHEEPEIPNYLESPHTNQGPKIKEGMVFCLEPMIAQHNGEPVILNDNWSVIAKDGLNGSHYEHTIAIVDGKAEILTEV from the coding sequence ATGGCGATAGGTATTAAAAGTAAGAAAGATATAGAATCTTTGCGCATACCTAATAAGATTGTTGCTCAAACACTTGAACTTCTACGTCTTGAAGCAAAAGAGGGCATAAGTCTTCTTGAGCTTGATAGAAAAGCAAAAGATTTTATTATCTCGCAAGGAGGGAGACCTTCATTTTATCAGTTGTATGGTTTTCCGCAATCAATTTGTATTTCTGTGAATCAAGTGATTATTCACGGAATCCCCACAGATTATATACTCAAAAATGGTGATATTGTAGGGATTGATATAGGAGTGGAATATAATGGCTGGTATGGCGATGCTGCAATTACTATTGGGATTGGCGATATTCAAGAGACAGATAGAATCTTGATTGATTGTGCTAAGGATACTTTATATGAGGCTATTTCTAAAGTCAAAATAGGTATGCGCTTTAAGGAATTAAGCCTCATTCTAGAACAAGCGATTAATGGGCGTGGATTCGTTCCATTGCGTGGATTTTGTGGGCACGGAATCGGGCGAAGTCCGCACGAAGAGCCAGAGATTCCAAATTATTTAGAATCTCCTCATACAAATCAAGGACCAAAAATTAAAGAAGGTATGGTGTTTTGTTTAGAGCCAATGATTGCTCAACATAATGGGGAGCCTGTGATTTTAAATGATAATTGGTCGGTAATAGCCAAAGATGGTTTAAATGGTAGCCATTATGAACATACGATTGCAATTGTTGATGGCAAAGCAGAGATTTTAACGGAGGTATAA
- the rpmJ gene encoding 50S ribosomal protein L36, which produces MKVRPSVKKMCDKCKVIKRKGIVRVICSTPKHKQRQG; this is translated from the coding sequence ATGAAAGTTAGACCTTCAGTCAAAAAAATGTGCGACAAGTGTAAGGTTATCAAGCGTAAGGGTATAGTTCGGGTAATTTGTTCTACCCCAAAACATAAACAAAGACAAGGATAA